The following are encoded in a window of Rhodopirellula islandica genomic DNA:
- a CDS encoding WD40/YVTN/BNR-like repeat-containing protein, whose amino-acid sequence MTTTSLAQVSSGEDSQATGWRLSETGTNVSLRGLSAVDDDVIWASGAEATVIRSLDGGETWHSCGPDGYDDLEFRCVCAFSANDACIASAGTPAVLLRTEDGGTSWKETYRAESDAAFFDAMQFWDAKRGQAVSDPVDGRLLVVETNDGGLSWKKLSTELPLSRLGEAAFAASNSSLLLGEDGRLWFGTGGATSDTSRLYTRSGWNQPWVPVSVPMPSSQASGIFAVCRGPAIVGVDAAGPLFCVGGDYRASETSKVTACISLDDGKTWQRVTVQPESFRSDVMAIPEGSPLARSLITVGPAGTDLSRDGTNWTSFSDVGFHALSVGKRKVFACGSEGRFARLD is encoded by the coding sequence ATGACAACAACCTCGCTTGCCCAAGTTTCGTCCGGCGAGGATTCTCAAGCGACCGGTTGGCGGCTGAGCGAGACGGGCACGAACGTCAGCCTGCGTGGATTGTCCGCGGTCGATGATGATGTCATCTGGGCCAGCGGAGCGGAGGCAACCGTGATCCGCTCGCTCGATGGTGGCGAGACTTGGCATTCGTGTGGCCCGGATGGATATGACGACCTGGAGTTCCGCTGCGTTTGTGCGTTCAGTGCCAACGATGCGTGCATCGCCAGTGCAGGAACGCCCGCCGTGCTGTTGCGAACCGAAGACGGAGGCACCAGTTGGAAGGAAACCTATCGCGCCGAATCCGATGCGGCTTTCTTCGACGCGATGCAGTTTTGGGATGCCAAACGCGGACAGGCTGTCAGCGACCCCGTCGATGGCCGATTGCTGGTCGTCGAAACGAACGATGGCGGACTGTCCTGGAAAAAGCTGAGCACCGAACTTCCGCTCTCCCGTCTCGGTGAAGCCGCGTTCGCAGCCAGCAACTCATCGTTGTTGCTCGGTGAGGATGGTCGATTGTGGTTTGGAACCGGCGGTGCCACGTCCGACACCAGTCGGTTGTACACTCGCTCGGGTTGGAATCAGCCTTGGGTTCCTGTCTCGGTTCCCATGCCAAGCTCACAAGCCTCCGGCATCTTCGCCGTTTGCCGAGGTCCAGCCATTGTCGGTGTGGATGCCGCCGGTCCGCTGTTCTGCGTGGGCGGTGACTACCGAGCTTCGGAAACATCGAAGGTCACGGCCTGCATCAGTCTGGACGACGGAAAGACTTGGCAGCGTGTCACCGTTCAACCGGAGTCATTCCGAAGCGATGTCATGGCGATCCCCGAAGGCAGCCCGCTGGCCCGCTCCTTGATCACGGTCGGACCGGCTGGAACCGACCTGTCTCGTGATGGAACAAACTGGACGTCCTTCTCCGACGTTGGCTTCCACGCCTTGTCAGTCGGCAAAAGAAAAGTTTTCGCGTGCGGGTCCGAGGGCCGCTTCGCTCGCCTGGACTGA
- a CDS encoding efflux RND transporter periplasmic adaptor subunit yields MNRPDAPAAASAPTGQSAAGTVSPQQMVKQIAKESRDQADFLHRFTLHLAETFSAAAVAVQDASFPQPRMLVRNESVAAGLDRARLRTQIEAVSPSVASFPITLNHSTGDRSQNDAGPPPEGPRTTTALGVEIFPAPSFARMVIIQTSELSAGDVLLAMKSLGDFAAAARKTMGTADEDIADADTKKPRPNAQALSVAAAEPPSLVNAFDSSRGIRSALRAFHADLDPTATAYRIASELPRLLPCERAVVLLSKNPTARRPRFRVAAISGSSVIDRRSPLVRSMNQLADAVSVLKRPLILPPLANSDATDPAALSPQLVSPLETYLDESGVLSVALIPLFESLDDTLAAAGVASSKESDEDAREKQRRGSMPVAMLMLETFSGEPPASITPAMLEVAEESSTAITNAMRYDSVFALPVRRPAAAATRRATRHWILAIGILVAGGLLAGWFIHVDHHVVATGVARPAVRQAIFAGIDGVVDELQVQDGDVVQQGDVLLTLDNAELTREAEALSGQLATATQKLSSIRAMLLAATADAHDSAQSMLEQQTLENQIDSLNKRLAINRQMKAMLSIVAPFDGQVVGWRLNERLSDRPVSRGDRLFALVQHDGPWELELKLEETRAGEVIDRHAAGKALPVRFAIETRPTETFRANVSEIGGVARKRADGRNVVDIIAGIDQVPEDGFRGDAEVTAKIIGGRRRYLASAFDDVVAWFHRNVLFRFRT; encoded by the coding sequence ATGAACCGTCCCGATGCCCCTGCCGCTGCTTCCGCCCCGACGGGTCAATCCGCTGCGGGGACGGTCTCGCCACAACAAATGGTCAAGCAGATCGCGAAAGAATCTCGCGATCAAGCGGATTTCCTGCACCGGTTCACGCTCCACCTGGCCGAGACTTTTTCGGCGGCAGCCGTGGCCGTTCAGGACGCGTCGTTCCCACAACCTCGGATGTTGGTTCGCAATGAGTCCGTGGCCGCGGGACTGGACCGAGCCCGGTTGCGAACGCAGATCGAGGCGGTTTCGCCATCGGTGGCTTCGTTCCCAATCACACTGAACCACTCCACCGGCGATCGGTCCCAAAACGACGCTGGTCCACCCCCTGAAGGACCAAGAACCACAACCGCGTTGGGCGTGGAGATTTTCCCGGCTCCGTCCTTCGCGAGAATGGTGATCATCCAAACATCGGAGCTGTCCGCCGGCGATGTGTTGTTGGCAATGAAGTCACTCGGAGATTTTGCCGCCGCGGCTCGGAAGACGATGGGAACCGCGGATGAAGACATCGCGGATGCTGACACCAAGAAACCACGTCCAAACGCCCAAGCCTTGTCCGTCGCTGCTGCCGAACCGCCGTCGCTCGTGAACGCTTTCGATTCCTCCCGCGGCATTCGCTCTGCGCTACGAGCCTTTCATGCCGACTTGGATCCGACCGCGACCGCCTACCGAATCGCGTCGGAGTTGCCTCGATTGCTGCCGTGCGAACGCGCGGTCGTCTTGCTATCGAAAAACCCAACCGCTCGCAGGCCTCGATTTCGAGTCGCGGCGATCAGTGGTTCGTCAGTGATCGACCGGCGATCGCCGCTGGTTCGCTCGATGAACCAATTGGCGGACGCCGTTTCGGTTCTCAAGCGACCCTTGATTCTGCCTCCTTTGGCAAACTCGGATGCGACGGATCCAGCTGCGTTGTCACCTCAGTTGGTTTCGCCGCTGGAAACGTACTTGGACGAGTCCGGTGTGTTGTCGGTGGCGTTGATCCCATTGTTCGAATCCCTTGACGACACCTTGGCCGCTGCCGGTGTTGCTTCGTCCAAGGAGTCGGACGAGGACGCTCGTGAAAAACAACGCCGCGGATCGATGCCGGTCGCCATGTTGATGCTGGAAACTTTCTCAGGTGAACCGCCGGCGTCGATCACTCCAGCAATGTTGGAAGTGGCCGAGGAATCCTCCACCGCGATCACCAACGCGATGCGCTACGACAGCGTGTTCGCACTGCCTGTCCGACGTCCGGCCGCGGCGGCGACTCGCCGGGCAACCCGGCACTGGATCTTGGCAATCGGGATATTGGTCGCCGGCGGATTGCTGGCAGGGTGGTTCATTCACGTCGATCATCATGTCGTCGCGACGGGAGTGGCTCGCCCAGCGGTTCGCCAAGCCATCTTCGCGGGAATCGACGGTGTCGTCGATGAATTGCAGGTGCAAGATGGCGACGTGGTGCAGCAAGGCGACGTGCTGTTGACACTCGACAATGCGGAATTGACTCGCGAAGCCGAGGCATTGTCAGGACAACTCGCGACCGCCACCCAAAAATTGAGTTCGATCCGGGCGATGTTGTTGGCCGCGACCGCCGACGCTCATGATTCCGCCCAAAGCATGCTGGAACAACAAACGCTCGAAAACCAAATTGATTCGCTGAACAAGCGGCTGGCGATCAACCGCCAGATGAAGGCGATGCTGTCCATCGTCGCTCCGTTTGACGGGCAGGTCGTCGGCTGGCGATTGAACGAACGATTGAGCGACCGGCCGGTGTCTCGAGGCGATCGTTTGTTCGCCTTGGTTCAACACGATGGTCCGTGGGAGTTAGAACTGAAGCTCGAAGAGACACGTGCCGGCGAAGTGATCGACCGACATGCCGCCGGAAAGGCGTTGCCAGTTCGATTTGCGATTGAAACTCGCCCAACCGAAACGTTTCGAGCGAACGTGTCGGAGATCGGCGGGGTCGCTCGCAAACGCGCCGATGGACGCAACGTCGTGGACATCATCGCTGGGATCGACCAGGTTCCCGAGGACGGTTTTCGCGGTGATGCGGAGGTCACCGCAAAGATTATTGGTGGACGCCGCCGGTATCTGGCCAGTGCGTTCGACGACGTGGTCGCTTGGTTCCATCGCAACGTGCTGTTTCGGTTTCGAACATGA
- a CDS encoding biotin/lipoyl-binding protein — translation MNAGVTSSTQRPLGVHHKVGLKAVRVSHRHTGWVVVHDAIAGKYHRLREDEYFLLTLLDGQCSLDELRDHYQDRYPNRRVRSNQINALLFRFHESGLTTSLAAMQGDPLLARADNDRRQKRWAAASQWLFMRFPGIDPAPVMRVLMPIVRPLLTPFGLVTLFALVVSAAMMMLVHRTRYLAELPASHEWLTMQNALILAGVIAATKIAHELGHAVVSERFGAKCRSIGPMLLVFTPALYCDTSGSWMIPSRLRRAAVAMAGIATEVVIASIAAWVWLRTPAGLTHTIASHVMVVCGISTIVFNANPLLRYDGYYLLSDMTDMPNLAQRAQRRWGRFLANFFLGVPSEEPNEAADQSPWLLVYAVGSLAYRWILMATIIGFIWISLRPYGLEIIGQLLALFAATSMLWAGWMPLRRFWRNPVNRRKMRPRRAFGWCVLFAVLGYAGTIPLPRHVHSAVRFLPQHEARVHLTSPGVLSQILVEPGQRVSRGDLLAELTNPEIELEVLDAESDVAEQTMRLEGLRASQTLVPEASTQLPAAKALLDEMQDRLAAAKRRHQSLTITAPCDGIVMVAQSNPQSTSESSLDADANPLDLGPGFNPAVDRAAVRLASWSEYPTAKENRGCLLEAGTELLSIAACDESAESLEPSVGTPVPWRAEAVVQSIQRQRLKLGDQAWLIHDASPTQILRGRVVQISDETYDARTDAPRRDHQRADQATRAPETSYVVAVSIEDRDTAPSKCVAGASGRVKFAVSPASFWQRIRELFSSSFRFR, via the coding sequence ATGAACGCGGGCGTCACCTCATCGACTCAGCGTCCGTTGGGCGTGCACCACAAAGTCGGTTTGAAAGCGGTGCGGGTCTCGCACCGACATACCGGTTGGGTCGTCGTTCACGATGCAATCGCAGGCAAGTATCACCGGCTTCGCGAAGACGAATACTTCTTGCTGACGTTGCTGGACGGGCAATGCAGCCTGGATGAGTTGCGAGATCACTACCAGGATCGGTATCCCAACCGCCGAGTCCGATCGAACCAGATCAACGCGTTGCTGTTTCGATTCCATGAGAGCGGGCTGACGACCAGCCTCGCGGCGATGCAAGGCGATCCGTTGCTCGCGCGGGCCGACAATGATCGCCGCCAAAAACGATGGGCAGCGGCTTCACAGTGGTTGTTCATGCGGTTTCCCGGAATCGATCCCGCACCCGTCATGCGTGTGTTGATGCCGATCGTGCGTCCGCTGCTGACTCCGTTTGGTTTGGTCACCCTGTTCGCACTGGTGGTCTCCGCGGCGATGATGATGTTGGTACATCGAACACGTTATCTCGCGGAACTTCCCGCGTCGCACGAATGGTTGACGATGCAGAATGCGTTGATCCTGGCGGGCGTGATCGCAGCGACCAAGATCGCTCATGAGCTCGGTCACGCCGTGGTGTCAGAGCGATTCGGTGCGAAGTGTCGATCGATCGGACCAATGCTTCTGGTCTTCACTCCGGCGCTCTACTGCGACACCAGCGGATCATGGATGATCCCCAGTCGTCTGCGTCGCGCGGCGGTCGCCATGGCTGGCATTGCCACCGAAGTTGTGATCGCATCCATCGCGGCCTGGGTTTGGCTGCGTACACCGGCGGGTTTGACGCACACGATTGCATCCCACGTGATGGTCGTTTGCGGGATCAGCACGATCGTCTTCAACGCCAATCCATTGCTTCGGTACGACGGTTATTATTTGCTGTCCGACATGACCGACATGCCCAATTTGGCTCAACGAGCCCAGCGGCGATGGGGGAGGTTCTTAGCAAATTTCTTTCTCGGCGTGCCATCTGAGGAACCCAACGAAGCCGCGGACCAGTCACCTTGGTTGTTGGTCTATGCCGTCGGATCGCTCGCTTACCGCTGGATCTTGATGGCCACGATCATTGGGTTCATCTGGATTTCGTTGCGTCCCTACGGATTGGAAATCATTGGTCAATTGCTCGCTCTGTTTGCAGCGACCTCCATGCTGTGGGCAGGGTGGATGCCGCTGCGTCGTTTTTGGAGAAATCCCGTGAACCGCCGAAAGATGCGTCCTCGCCGAGCGTTTGGATGGTGCGTGCTGTTTGCCGTGCTCGGCTACGCCGGCACGATTCCGTTGCCACGTCACGTCCACTCTGCCGTTCGTTTCTTGCCCCAGCACGAAGCCCGCGTGCACCTCACGTCACCAGGTGTCCTGAGCCAAATCCTTGTTGAACCCGGACAAAGAGTGTCTCGCGGCGATTTGTTGGCCGAACTCACCAACCCGGAAATTGAACTGGAAGTTTTGGATGCCGAAAGCGATGTCGCCGAACAAACGATGAGACTAGAAGGGCTCCGTGCTTCGCAAACATTGGTGCCGGAGGCCAGCACGCAATTGCCCGCCGCAAAAGCATTGCTGGATGAAATGCAGGACCGCTTGGCCGCAGCAAAACGCCGGCATCAGTCACTGACGATCACCGCTCCCTGCGACGGAATCGTGATGGTGGCTCAAAGCAATCCCCAATCTACGTCGGAATCATCACTCGACGCGGACGCCAATCCGCTGGACCTCGGTCCGGGGTTCAACCCCGCGGTGGATCGGGCGGCGGTGCGTTTGGCGTCCTGGTCGGAATATCCCACTGCGAAGGAAAACAGAGGCTGCTTGTTGGAAGCAGGCACCGAATTGCTCAGCATTGCGGCCTGTGACGAATCTGCCGAATCGCTCGAACCATCTGTTGGCACACCGGTTCCTTGGCGAGCCGAAGCGGTCGTGCAATCCATCCAGCGACAACGACTCAAACTCGGCGACCAAGCCTGGTTGATTCACGACGCTTCACCAACCCAAATCCTTCGCGGACGTGTCGTTCAAATTTCGGACGAGACGTACGACGCGCGAACGGACGCTCCTCGACGAGACCACCAGCGGGCGGACCAAGCGACTCGGGCCCCAGAAACAAGCTACGTCGTGGCGGTTTCAATCGAGGATCGCGACACAGCCCCCTCCAAATGCGTCGCCGGAGCCTCCGGCAGGGTCAAATTCGCGGTTTCTCCCGCCTCATTTTGGCAAAGAATTCGCGAACTTTTCTCCAGTTCATTTCGTTTCCGATAA
- a CDS encoding methylamine utilization protein — protein MNIRPLIASTAAACALTASMAMADTGTLKMRFVLDTDNAPKLDLIDPNKDVDFCGKHDIPNEKLIVDPASKGIKNVLVYVYTGRGGTKLDDVPAKNETHELANDECRFQPHYVIAQTGDTLKITNPDPVGHNANLNFFANKAENLMIPAGAEKEVALEKPEPAAIPVECNIHPWMKAYVVVLEHPYAAVSGEDGTLTIEGIPTGEVMFRVSHEAGKIDEVKIGGSKESWRRSRFELDIQPGMNDLGDVLVPGDALSAD, from the coding sequence TTGAATATTCGTCCCTTGATTGCCAGCACCGCGGCTGCGTGTGCGTTGACCGCATCGATGGCCATGGCTGACACCGGAACGTTGAAAATGCGTTTCGTGTTGGATACGGACAACGCTCCCAAATTGGATCTGATCGATCCGAACAAGGACGTTGATTTTTGTGGCAAACACGACATCCCCAACGAAAAACTGATCGTTGATCCCGCCTCCAAGGGAATCAAAAACGTCTTGGTCTACGTTTACACCGGTCGTGGTGGAACGAAGCTGGATGACGTTCCTGCGAAGAACGAAACTCACGAACTGGCCAACGACGAATGCCGTTTCCAGCCTCACTATGTGATCGCCCAAACCGGTGACACGCTGAAAATCACCAACCCCGATCCCGTTGGCCACAACGCGAACCTGAACTTCTTTGCCAACAAGGCAGAGAACTTGATGATTCCCGCAGGGGCGGAAAAAGAGGTTGCTCTCGAAAAGCCCGAACCGGCAGCGATTCCAGTCGAGTGCAACATTCACCCGTGGATGAAGGCTTACGTGGTCGTCCTGGAACACCCTTACGCTGCTGTCAGCGGTGAAGATGGCACACTGACCATCGAAGGCATCCCAACCGGCGAAGTCATGTTCCGTGTCTCACATGAAGCCGGAAAAATCGACGAAGTCAAAATCGGTGGTTCAAAGGAATCATGGCGTCGCAGCCGCTTCGAGCTGGACATCCAACCCGGCATGAACGACCTGGGTGACGTCCTGGTCCCCGGCGATGCGTTGTCAGCTGACTGA
- a CDS encoding 7-carboxy-7-deazaguanine synthase QueE, with product MSLTWFGSLLETRCRLKSVDQSVDVLPAEDSAETPGDPRARPSTLLISETFVSRQGEGQLTGTNSVFIRTSGCNLRCWFCDTPYASWKPEGAPQTIESLLNLVADSEANHVVLTGGEPLIAKGIVGLTDRLRAAGNHVTIETAGTVDPGVRCDLLSLSPKLRASTPDEKEHPRWAKLHSERRLPIDTMKQLIRSADATQVKFVVDSAEELAEIDEVVGQLGVDADLVWLMPQGISVEQLDAVRPWLEPMAESRGYRYCDRMQIRWYGNRRGT from the coding sequence GTGTCGCTCACGTGGTTTGGTTCACTTCTAGAAACGCGGTGTCGTTTGAAATCGGTCGATCAATCAGTCGATGTTTTACCCGCTGAGGACTCGGCGGAAACCCCCGGGGATCCGCGCGCTCGTCCGTCCACGCTGTTGATTTCAGAAACCTTTGTCAGTCGGCAAGGCGAAGGCCAATTGACCGGCACGAACAGCGTTTTCATTCGGACCAGCGGTTGCAATCTGCGGTGCTGGTTCTGCGACACGCCCTACGCGTCCTGGAAACCCGAAGGCGCCCCTCAGACAATCGAGTCATTGCTGAATCTGGTCGCCGATTCGGAGGCGAATCACGTTGTGCTGACGGGCGGCGAGCCGCTGATCGCGAAAGGGATCGTGGGTCTGACGGATCGACTTCGAGCGGCTGGAAATCACGTCACCATCGAGACCGCCGGCACAGTCGACCCCGGCGTGCGATGCGATTTGTTGTCGCTGAGCCCCAAGCTGCGGGCCAGCACCCCGGATGAGAAAGAACACCCTCGCTGGGCAAAGTTGCACAGCGAACGACGGTTGCCGATTGACACGATGAAGCAGCTGATTCGGTCGGCGGACGCGACCCAAGTGAAGTTCGTCGTGGACTCCGCGGAAGAACTGGCGGAGATTGACGAAGTGGTCGGCCAGCTCGGTGTGGACGCAGACCTGGTGTGGTTGATGCCGCAGGGAATCTCCGTCGAGCAACTCGACGCCGTCCGGCCTTGGTTGGAACCGATGGCGGAATCACGTGGCTATCGGTACTGCGACCGCATGCAAATCCGTTGGTACGGAAACCGTCGCGGAACCTGA
- the queF gene encoding preQ(1) synthase, with product MSDTASFRETLEVFDNPAPTRNFTIEHHCPEFTSVCPKTGQPDYGTIVFTYVPDQVCVELKSLKMYLQKFRNEGIFYEQVTNRILDDFVAVVQPRKVTVESKWTPRGGLNSNIIVNYPDEA from the coding sequence GTGAGCGACACAGCCTCTTTCCGAGAAACTCTCGAAGTTTTTGACAACCCCGCCCCGACGCGAAATTTCACGATCGAGCATCACTGCCCGGAATTCACGTCGGTCTGCCCCAAAACGGGACAACCCGATTACGGAACAATCGTGTTCACGTACGTTCCTGACCAAGTCTGCGTGGAGCTCAAGAGCCTGAAAATGTACTTGCAGAAATTCCGTAACGAAGGAATTTTCTACGAGCAAGTCACCAACCGAATTCTGGACGACTTTGTCGCCGTCGTCCAGCCTCGCAAAGTCACGGTGGAAAGCAAGTGGACGCCTCGCGGTGGCCTGAACAGCAATATCATCGTGAACTACCCCGACGAAGCCTGA
- a CDS encoding sugar phosphate isomerase/epimerase family protein: MSSVILSGFADESAFSKKANEQFAALAAIGLQHYSIRFVDVGNGIKNVMMLEPAEIETLRELHKEYGMSVSSIGSPIGKVKLLDVEDGTSNKFIPFEKYLAEDVQIACDRAEAFDCKLLRGFAFYHPKGTAPEDHIDQVSDQLGQIAEACDKRGLTFGLEVEANLVGQTGDLLAAIAAKVNNPALVTIFDGANMVMQGLSSDQVYAQYEAMKPSLGWLHIKDYKDPSLNGRVEHVDEESASHFVPADQGDSAHERIFEDLKTFLPTLADRMSRRGVKGIYLDLEPHVRGGGQFGGFSGPDGFGIAARGLCRVLDKVGIDYHLRTFEDLEAAKAQG; encoded by the coding sequence ATGTCCTCTGTCATTCTGTCTGGTTTCGCTGACGAATCCGCCTTCTCAAAAAAGGCCAACGAACAGTTCGCCGCGCTCGCTGCAATCGGACTGCAGCACTACTCAATCCGCTTCGTCGATGTCGGCAACGGCATCAAGAACGTGATGATGCTGGAACCAGCCGAAATTGAAACGCTCCGTGAGTTGCACAAAGAGTACGGGATGTCGGTCAGCAGCATCGGCTCGCCCATCGGCAAGGTGAAGTTGCTGGACGTCGAAGACGGCACGTCGAACAAGTTCATCCCGTTTGAAAAGTACCTCGCCGAAGACGTGCAAATCGCTTGCGATCGCGCCGAAGCCTTCGACTGCAAACTGCTTCGCGGTTTCGCGTTTTACCACCCCAAGGGAACCGCACCGGAAGATCACATTGATCAAGTCTCCGATCAACTCGGTCAAATCGCGGAAGCCTGCGACAAACGCGGCCTGACGTTTGGTTTGGAAGTCGAAGCCAACCTGGTCGGACAAACGGGCGACTTGCTGGCTGCGATCGCCGCCAAGGTCAACAACCCGGCGCTCGTCACGATCTTCGACGGTGCCAACATGGTGATGCAAGGACTGAGCTCCGATCAGGTCTACGCCCAATACGAAGCGATGAAGCCATCGTTGGGTTGGTTGCACATCAAGGACTACAAAGACCCATCGCTGAACGGCCGCGTCGAGCATGTGGATGAAGAATCGGCCAGCCACTTTGTGCCGGCGGACCAAGGCGACAGCGCTCACGAGCGAATCTTCGAAGATCTGAAGACGTTCCTGCCAACGCTTGCCGACCGGATGTCACGTCGGGGCGTCAAAGGCATCTACCTGGACCTTGAACCGCACGTTCGTGGCGGAGGCCAATTCGGCGGCTTCAGCGGTCCCGATGGATTCGGCATCGCCGCTCGCGGGTTGTGCCGCGTGCTCGACAAAGTCGGCATCGACTATCACCTGCGAACGTTCGAAGACCTGGAAGCTGCCAAGGCCCAGGGCTGA
- the glgB gene encoding 1,4-alpha-glucan branching protein GlgB gives MNSQLSLSTIQSLVDGSVANPGSLLGRHPVNYRGREATSVRVLEPNAESVWLIDSASGLRRPMRRLHPGGFFEAICDEPISKPSTSRLQMIDKTGKEMKTTSPYTVPSIFSDLDRYLIGEGRHHQLYECLGAQLREVEGVKGVNFAVWAPNARSVQVVGDFNGWDGRSHVAQPVESTGMWELFLPGATVGQKYKFRVQTEQGHWMDKCDPWAFAAELPPLTANIITDISTYSWNDTDWLQQRSEVDPMHAPMNVYEVHLGSWQKGPGRTHGWLDYRDLAKRLVDYCRRMNFTHVELMPISEHPFTGSWGYQSVGYFAPTSRHGSPEDFMFFVDHMHQNGIGVLIDWVPAHFPKDDHGLRQFDGSALYEHSDPRQGEHPDWGTMIFNFGRNEVKNFLIANALFWLDKYHIDGLRVDAVASMLYLDYSREAGEWIPNRYGGRENLEAIDFLRDFNVAVHENYPGVVTAAEESTAWPGVSRPTYDGGLGFTYKWNMGWMNDTLSYMRNEPIHRKFHQNELTFSLIYAFTENFTLPLSHDEVVHGKGSLISQMPGDMWQKFANLRLLYSYMWTHPGKKLLFMGGEIAQWTEWNEDDGPQWELLDFDTHRGVQQLVSDLNKIVIENPALHYHDFTDEGFEWVDAQNAEDSVLVYLRKGNEGDAPILVCNNFTPVPRPNYRVGVPFKGFWKEIFNSDGEAYGGSNLGNYPGCQSTGVEYQARPDSIEVTLPPLGTTILRLES, from the coding sequence ATGAATTCGCAGCTTTCACTATCGACCATTCAGTCACTCGTTGATGGCAGTGTGGCGAACCCGGGTAGTTTGTTGGGCCGTCACCCTGTCAACTATCGGGGAAGAGAAGCCACGTCCGTTCGCGTGTTGGAACCCAATGCCGAGTCCGTGTGGCTGATCGATTCGGCAAGCGGTTTGCGGCGTCCCATGCGACGGCTGCATCCCGGCGGATTCTTCGAAGCGATCTGCGATGAGCCCATCTCCAAGCCCTCCACGTCCAGACTGCAAATGATCGACAAGACCGGCAAAGAAATGAAGACGACTTCTCCCTACACCGTTCCCAGCATCTTCAGTGATTTGGATCGCTACCTGATCGGTGAAGGCCGCCACCATCAACTGTACGAGTGCCTGGGCGCGCAACTTCGCGAAGTCGAAGGCGTCAAAGGCGTGAACTTCGCCGTCTGGGCGCCCAACGCTCGCTCGGTACAAGTGGTCGGCGATTTCAATGGCTGGGACGGCCGCAGTCACGTGGCGCAGCCGGTCGAGTCGACTGGCATGTGGGAATTGTTCTTGCCCGGCGCGACGGTCGGTCAGAAGTACAAATTCCGCGTCCAGACCGAGCAAGGTCACTGGATGGACAAATGCGACCCCTGGGCATTTGCCGCTGAGTTGCCACCGCTGACTGCCAACATCATCACGGACATCAGCACCTACAGCTGGAATGACACGGATTGGTTGCAACAGCGGTCGGAAGTCGACCCCATGCACGCTCCGATGAATGTCTACGAAGTCCACTTGGGCAGTTGGCAAAAAGGTCCTGGCCGAACGCACGGTTGGTTGGACTATCGTGATCTGGCAAAACGCTTGGTGGACTACTGCCGCCGCATGAATTTCACCCACGTGGAATTGATGCCGATCAGCGAGCACCCCTTCACCGGATCATGGGGATATCAAAGCGTTGGGTATTTCGCGCCGACCAGTCGTCACGGATCTCCCGAGGACTTCATGTTCTTCGTCGATCATATGCACCAAAACGGGATCGGCGTGTTGATCGATTGGGTCCCAGCTCACTTCCCGAAAGACGATCACGGGCTCCGCCAGTTCGATGGCTCGGCTTTGTATGAGCATTCGGATCCGCGGCAGGGGGAACATCCCGATTGGGGCACGATGATCTTCAACTTCGGTCGCAACGAAGTGAAGAACTTCTTGATCGCCAATGCGTTGTTCTGGTTGGACAAGTATCACATTGATGGACTGCGAGTCGACGCGGTCGCATCCATGTTGTACTTGGATTACAGCCGCGAAGCCGGTGAGTGGATTCCCAACCGTTATGGTGGTCGCGAAAACTTGGAAGCGATTGACTTCTTGCGTGACTTCAACGTCGCTGTGCATGAGAACTATCCCGGCGTTGTCACCGCGGCGGAAGAGTCGACGGCGTGGCCCGGTGTCTCACGTCCGACCTACGATGGCGGACTCGGTTTCACCTACAAGTGGAACATGGGTTGGATGAATGACACGTTGAGCTACATGCGGAACGAACCCATCCACCGTAAGTTCCACCAGAACGAGCTCACGTTCAGCTTGATCTACGCCTTCACCGAAAACTTCACGTTGCCACTGTCGCACGATGAAGTGGTTCACGGCAAAGGTTCGTTGATCAGCCAGATGCCGGGTGACATGTGGCAGAAGTTCGCGAACTTGCGACTGTTGTACAGTTACATGTGGACGCACCCTGGCAAGAAGTTGTTGTTCATGGGCGGCGAAATCGCTCAATGGACCGAGTGGAACGAGGACGACGGACCTCAGTGGGAATTGTTGGACTTCGACACGCACCGCGGGGTCCAGCAGTTGGTGTCGGACTTGAACAAGATCGTGATCGAGAATCCGGCTCTGCACTACCACGACTTCACCGACGAAGGCTTCGAATGGGTTGATGCTCAAAACGCGGAAGACAGCGTGTTGGTCTACCTGAGAAAGGGCAACGAAGGCGACGCACCGATCTTGGTTTGCAACAACTTCACCCCCGTCCCACGTCCGAATTATCGCGTGGGTGTGCCATTCAAGGGATTCTGGAAAGAGATTTTCAACAGCGATGGTGAAGCGTACGGCGGATCGAATCTGGGCAATTACCCCGGGTGTCAATCCACCGGGGTGGAGTACCAAGCTCGACCGGACAGCATCGAAGTCACGCTGCCACCACTGGGCACGACGATTCTACGATTGGAATCGTAA